A DNA window from Porphyromonas gingivalis ATCC 33277 contains the following coding sequences:
- a CDS encoding DUF1661 domain-containing protein produces MAWEVKILRATTEKFSLVNLRKLEPHSGQFRNQIREESAYNVSST; encoded by the coding sequence TTGGCGTGGGAAGTAAAAATTTTACGCGCCACAACGGAAAAATTCTCGCTCGTGAATCTCAGAAAACTCGAACCGCATTCCGGCCAATTCCGGAACCAAATTCGTGAGGAATCTGCTTACAACGTCAGTTCGACGTAA
- the topA gene encoding type I DNA topoisomerase, translating into MKNLVIVESPAKAKTIGRFLGSDYTVLSSYGHIRDLKPNKFSVDIQNNYEPEYEIPADKRPVVKELKSQADRSDFIWLASDEDREGEAIAWHLYEALGLKNKQTKRIVFHEITETAIRAAIENPRDIDINLVDAQQARRVLDRIVGFELSPVLWRRIRPSLSAGRVQSVALRLIVEREREINAFVPEASFRCTIEFVLLDGRMLTAELQKRFKTKEEARYFLEQCMDAHFHITDVTKRPGKRSPATPFTTSTLQQEAARKLGYGVAQTMRIAQKLYEEGLITYMRTDSVNLSDMALGALKKEITEHWGEQYYRFRRYKTKTKGAQEAHEAIRPTYIHRAEIDGTPQEQKLYQLIRRRTIASQMADAILEKTTITIGTDKFAETLSSQGEVIVFDGFLGVYREDSDEEHGSANTEEQLLPSVKAGDTLSLHHAKATESFTQRPARYTEASLVRKMEELGIGRPSTYAPTIQTIQNREYVVRGDKPGKTREYILLEYHKGKAITETIKTELNGQDRNKLLPTDMGLVVNDFLVASFPQVIDYNFTAKVEKEFDQIAEGKLQWQKQIGRFYNKFHPLVAEACEFDPDQKIGERMLGTDPVTGESVVAKMGRYGAMVQKGHTDKENGIKAQFASLQPGQSIESITLEEALELFLLPKKLGQYEDADVMVAVGRFGPYIKHAGKFVGLPKDTDPLSVSLDDAIRYIADKREKEEKSLIKGFAEDPEMEIRTGRFGVYIKYKGKNYKVPKTVEDPEKLTLEECLKYVEEGETKPAKGKKKAPAKKTSAKKTAKK; encoded by the coding sequence ATGAAAAACTTAGTCATCGTAGAGTCTCCGGCAAAAGCCAAAACGATAGGACGTTTCCTCGGTTCGGATTATACAGTACTCTCGAGTTACGGACACATCCGCGACCTCAAGCCCAATAAATTCAGTGTAGATATACAAAACAACTACGAGCCGGAATACGAGATCCCTGCCGATAAACGTCCGGTAGTCAAGGAACTGAAATCCCAAGCCGACCGATCGGATTTCATCTGGCTGGCTTCCGATGAGGATCGCGAAGGAGAGGCCATCGCATGGCATTTGTACGAAGCATTAGGGCTGAAAAACAAACAGACCAAGCGAATTGTATTTCACGAAATCACCGAGACAGCCATCAGAGCTGCTATCGAAAATCCACGAGATATAGACATCAATCTGGTCGATGCCCAACAGGCGAGGCGCGTCCTCGACCGTATCGTCGGCTTCGAACTTTCTCCCGTTTTATGGAGACGTATTCGTCCTTCTCTTTCGGCAGGGCGTGTACAGTCCGTTGCACTGCGTCTTATCGTTGAGAGAGAGCGTGAGATAAATGCTTTCGTGCCGGAAGCATCCTTCCGCTGTACGATAGAGTTCGTCCTTCTCGACGGTAGAATGCTGACGGCGGAATTGCAGAAACGATTCAAGACGAAGGAGGAAGCCCGATATTTCTTGGAGCAATGTATGGATGCCCACTTTCATATAACGGACGTTACGAAGCGTCCGGGCAAACGTTCTCCGGCCACTCCTTTTACTACCTCGACGCTCCAGCAGGAAGCAGCCCGAAAACTCGGCTACGGTGTGGCACAGACCATGCGTATCGCTCAGAAGTTGTACGAAGAAGGGCTTATCACCTATATGCGTACAGACTCTGTGAATCTGTCGGATATGGCCCTCGGTGCACTCAAAAAGGAAATAACCGAACATTGGGGTGAGCAATACTACCGGTTCCGCAGGTACAAGACCAAAACCAAAGGGGCACAAGAAGCCCACGAAGCCATCCGTCCTACTTATATACATAGGGCAGAGATAGATGGCACCCCGCAAGAGCAAAAGCTATATCAACTGATCCGCCGCAGAACCATTGCTTCCCAGATGGCGGATGCCATCCTCGAAAAAACGACGATAACAATCGGAACCGACAAGTTTGCAGAGACCCTCAGCTCGCAAGGAGAGGTGATCGTATTCGACGGGTTCCTCGGAGTCTATCGTGAAGATTCGGACGAAGAACATGGCTCTGCAAATACCGAGGAGCAGCTATTGCCCTCTGTCAAAGCCGGCGATACGCTCTCTCTGCATCATGCGAAAGCAACGGAGAGCTTCACGCAGCGTCCGGCACGCTATACGGAGGCCAGCCTCGTTCGTAAAATGGAGGAGTTGGGCATCGGCAGGCCATCCACCTATGCCCCCACTATCCAAACCATACAGAATCGCGAATACGTAGTACGCGGCGACAAACCGGGCAAAACACGCGAATACATCCTGCTGGAATACCACAAGGGGAAAGCCATAACGGAGACGATCAAAACGGAACTGAACGGGCAGGACCGGAATAAGCTCCTCCCCACTGATATGGGGCTTGTGGTGAACGACTTTCTCGTGGCTTCGTTCCCTCAGGTGATCGATTACAACTTCACGGCCAAAGTGGAAAAAGAATTTGACCAAATAGCCGAAGGAAAACTGCAATGGCAGAAGCAGATCGGTCGGTTCTACAACAAATTCCACCCGTTGGTGGCAGAAGCATGCGAGTTCGATCCCGACCAGAAGATCGGTGAAAGAATGCTGGGTACGGATCCTGTGACCGGAGAATCTGTGGTAGCAAAAATGGGACGCTACGGAGCGATGGTGCAGAAAGGTCACACGGATAAGGAAAACGGTATCAAGGCGCAGTTTGCCTCGCTCCAGCCGGGACAGTCCATCGAATCCATCACGCTGGAGGAAGCTTTGGAACTATTCCTCCTGCCCAAGAAATTGGGACAATATGAGGATGCGGATGTAATGGTAGCCGTAGGACGCTTCGGCCCTTATATCAAGCATGCAGGCAAGTTTGTAGGGTTGCCAAAAGATACCGATCCCCTTTCCGTTTCGCTTGACGATGCCATCAGGTATATCGCTGACAAACGCGAGAAGGAGGAAAAAAGCCTGATCAAAGGATTTGCAGAAGATCCGGAGATGGAGATCCGCACAGGGCGTTTCGGCGTTTATATCAAATACAAAGGGAAAAACTACAAAGTCCCTAAAACGGTGGAAGACCCGGAGAAACTCACCCTCGAAGAATGTCTGAAATACGTGGAAGAGGGAGAGACGAAACCGGCCAAGGGAAAGAAAAAAGCTCCGGCCAAAAAGACATCGGCAAAGAAGACTGCCAAGAAATAA
- the truA gene encoding tRNA pseudouridine(38-40) synthase TruA produces MARFFIYLAYNGTRYSGWQTQPNAPSVQQTVEEAISTIVRQPVGVVGAGRTDAGVHAHEMVAHADLPCDTPAEAATLTERLNKLLPRDIVIYRMAPVKADAHARFDAISRTYHYYLTEQKDPFMEGLMLKTYRKLDFERMNEAAALLPRYIDFTSFSKLHTDVKTNNCRITEARWMPLAQTGQWVFSITADRFLRNMVRAIVGTLFHVGTGKLSITDFRDIIESQDRSRAGSSAPAHALYLERVVYPSDLFL; encoded by the coding sequence ATGGCGCGCTTCTTCATCTATCTGGCATACAACGGTACTCGCTACAGCGGCTGGCAAACGCAGCCTAATGCCCCCAGTGTGCAGCAGACCGTAGAGGAAGCCATATCTACCATCGTGCGCCAACCTGTCGGGGTCGTCGGAGCAGGACGAACCGATGCAGGAGTTCATGCCCACGAGATGGTAGCACATGCCGATCTTCCCTGCGATACGCCGGCGGAAGCTGCCACCCTGACAGAAAGGCTCAATAAACTCCTCCCACGCGACATCGTCATATACCGAATGGCTCCTGTCAAAGCCGATGCCCACGCGCGCTTCGATGCCATCTCCCGGACTTACCATTACTATCTGACCGAGCAGAAAGATCCTTTTATGGAAGGCTTGATGCTGAAGACCTATCGTAAGCTCGACTTCGAACGTATGAATGAAGCGGCAGCTCTTCTTCCGCGATATATCGACTTCACGAGCTTCAGCAAACTGCATACTGACGTCAAAACGAACAACTGCCGTATAACGGAAGCCCGATGGATGCCACTTGCACAGACCGGCCAATGGGTCTTTTCCATCACGGCGGACAGATTCCTGCGCAATATGGTACGTGCCATAGTCGGCACGCTCTTCCATGTGGGGACGGGCAAGCTATCCATCACAGACTTTCGGGACATCATCGAATCGCAGGATCGCAGCCGTGCCGGCTCTTCAGCTCCGGCTCATGCCCTCTATCTGGAGAGGGTAGTTTACCCGTCGGATCTGTTTCTCTGA
- a CDS encoding HU family DNA-binding protein has protein sequence MKYSVSKRVVRLGKDAGKELYYANPVSVKTATMKDLCDLMAKNTTVGRADIYAVLEQLSDSIRYLVGLGMNVDLAGLATFRGTFKSQGVENKEDFNPRMHISKPAIGCILKRSFKELNGVTYEQVEVANKTNSNTPTPSQPSNTGDNSGGGEQGSTGGGL, from the coding sequence ATGAAGTATTCAGTATCCAAACGAGTAGTTCGCTTAGGCAAAGATGCCGGCAAAGAACTCTACTATGCCAATCCCGTCTCCGTAAAGACTGCCACAATGAAAGATCTCTGCGACTTGATGGCCAAGAACACGACGGTCGGTCGTGCCGATATTTATGCCGTCTTGGAACAGCTGTCGGATTCGATCCGCTACCTCGTCGGTCTTGGGATGAATGTCGATCTCGCCGGGTTGGCCACTTTCCGTGGCACGTTCAAAAGCCAAGGCGTGGAGAACAAGGAGGACTTCAATCCTCGCATGCACATCAGCAAACCGGCCATCGGCTGCATCCTCAAGCGTTCGTTCAAAGAACTGAACGGCGTAACCTATGAGCAGGTGGAAGTGGCAAACAAAACCAATAGCAATACCCCAACGCCTTCGCAGCCCTCAAATACGGGTGATAATAGCGGCGGCGGCGAACAAGGCTCCACCGGTGGCGGACTATAA
- a CDS encoding DUF2130 domain-containing protein: protein MKELKCPNCGNFFTVDEADYASIVSQVRNAEFETEMERRIADLHKQHQTEQQVIEANALNKYQQELNKKAEEQIRMEKDWQAAIAQKDAELVRLQSELNVVEQKKQSELSLAIAGKEKEISDLKSAIRDKDSALEIAVLKEQQKAQEDIKSKEAEIALLKAAAELDKQNATIQENALKDRYEARLKLKQEEVDYYKDLKARMSTKMIGETLEIHCSTQFNQMLRPMMPNAYFEKDNDASGGTKGDFIFRDFGEDGTEYISIMFEMKNEADETATKHKNEDFLKKLDTDRRAKGCEFAVLVSLLEPDNELYNGGIVDMSYRYDKMYVIRPQFFIPMITLLVQTSKKGLEYRQQLAIAQKQSIDVSNFESQLEDFRERFGKNYRLASERFKTAIDEIDKSIQHLNKIKEALVGSEYNLRLANDKAEALTIKKLTRGNPTMKAKFEEARLADE, encoded by the coding sequence ATGAAGGAACTGAAATGCCCCAATTGCGGTAACTTCTTTACCGTAGATGAAGCCGATTACGCTTCGATCGTCAGTCAAGTGCGAAATGCGGAATTCGAAACCGAAATGGAGCGTCGGATCGCTGATCTCCACAAGCAGCATCAGACCGAGCAGCAGGTGATAGAAGCAAATGCCCTGAACAAGTATCAGCAGGAACTGAACAAAAAAGCCGAAGAGCAGATTCGGATGGAGAAGGACTGGCAGGCTGCCATCGCGCAGAAAGATGCCGAGCTGGTTCGCCTGCAGTCGGAACTGAACGTCGTCGAACAAAAAAAGCAGTCCGAGCTAAGCCTCGCCATCGCAGGAAAAGAGAAAGAAATCAGCGATCTGAAATCTGCTATCAGAGACAAAGACAGTGCCTTGGAGATCGCCGTTCTCAAAGAGCAACAGAAAGCACAAGAGGATATCAAATCCAAAGAAGCAGAGATAGCCCTGCTGAAAGCTGCGGCAGAGCTGGACAAGCAAAATGCGACCATTCAGGAGAATGCGCTCAAAGACCGGTATGAAGCCCGTCTGAAACTGAAGCAGGAAGAGGTGGACTATTATAAAGATCTGAAAGCTCGCATGTCCACGAAAATGATCGGGGAGACCTTAGAGATTCATTGCTCCACCCAATTCAATCAGATGCTCCGCCCCATGATGCCCAATGCCTATTTCGAAAAAGATAATGATGCATCGGGAGGCACGAAAGGGGACTTTATCTTTCGTGATTTCGGCGAAGATGGGACTGAATACATATCCATCATGTTCGAGATGAAGAACGAAGCCGATGAGACCGCCACGAAGCATAAGAACGAAGACTTTCTCAAGAAACTGGATACCGATCGCCGGGCCAAAGGTTGCGAATTTGCCGTACTCGTCTCTCTGCTGGAGCCGGACAACGAGTTGTACAACGGCGGTATTGTGGATATGTCCTACAGATACGATAAGATGTATGTGATTCGTCCGCAGTTTTTCATTCCGATGATAACCCTCCTGGTGCAGACGTCCAAAAAGGGTCTGGAGTACAGACAGCAGCTTGCCATCGCGCAGAAACAATCCATCGATGTTTCGAATTTCGAGAGTCAGCTCGAAGATTTTCGGGAAAGATTCGGTAAAAACTATCGCCTTGCCAGCGAACGATTCAAAACGGCTATCGACGAGATAGACAAGTCCATACAGCACCTGAATAAAATCAAGGAAGCCTTGGTCGGCAGCGAGTACAACCTCCGCCTTGCGAACGACAAGGCAGAGGCTCTCACCATCAAGAAGCTGACACGAGGCAATCCCACGATGAAAGCAAAGTTCGAAGAAGCCCGCCTTGCCGATGAATGA
- a CDS encoding M3 family metallopeptidase, giving the protein MLTACNGSRKGDANLSDNPLLQSSALFMEAPEFDKIKTEHFLPAFEAGMEQQLAGIDSIVNNSEAPTFENTLVAMERSGQTLKRVSNVFFGLTGANTNDELQKIEEKVSPLLAAHSDAIYLNDKLFQRVKAVYESDQSAIEPEGQKLIQEYYDAFVRAGANLSAEDKAKLMELNKEEASLTTEFGNKLIAATNAAAVIVGSKDSLDGLSETEIAKAASDAKTAGHEGKYLLNITNTTQQDYLSVLNDRTIRQRVLEASIHRTDKGDANDTQSIVLRLAKLRAQKARLLGFPNYAAWKLQNQMANNPETVLAFVKSIATPYAPQAQKDAAELQAYARSKGFEGDLTAADWNYYADKLRKEKFGLDENEVKQYFVTDSVLKNGVFYAANKLYGLTFKERTDLPVYAEDVRVFDVIDQDGKQLALFYTDLYRRPTKSGGAWMSNWVDQSYLLNQKPVIYNVCNYAKGVDGQPSLINYDEVTTLFHEFGHALHGMFAAQQYPLLSGTNVARDFVEMPSQLNEHWAMDPEVFANYAKHWKTQEPMPAELVKKIQDASDFNQAYSMGENLAAVSLDQAWHTLTVEEAEAITDVAKFEEEALRKVGLYNPQIPPRYRSSYFRHIWSNGYASGYYAYLWTEVLDHNVYQWMVQNGGMTPQNGQRLRDMILSRGNTQDFNVIFTAFTGLQKPDIRDLLRARGLM; this is encoded by the coding sequence ATGCTCACAGCATGTAACGGCAGCCGTAAAGGAGATGCCAACCTCTCCGACAATCCTCTGCTGCAGTCGAGTGCTCTCTTCATGGAAGCACCCGAATTCGACAAAATCAAAACCGAACACTTCCTGCCTGCTTTCGAAGCCGGCATGGAGCAGCAGTTGGCCGGGATCGATTCGATCGTGAACAACTCCGAAGCTCCCACTTTCGAGAATACGCTCGTAGCCATGGAACGTTCGGGACAGACACTCAAACGTGTTTCCAATGTCTTCTTCGGTCTCACGGGAGCCAATACGAACGATGAACTACAGAAAATCGAAGAAAAAGTATCGCCTCTTTTGGCTGCACACAGCGATGCCATCTACCTTAACGACAAACTTTTCCAACGCGTAAAAGCCGTTTACGAAAGTGACCAATCCGCCATCGAACCCGAGGGACAAAAGTTGATCCAAGAGTATTACGATGCCTTTGTCCGTGCCGGTGCCAATCTGAGTGCCGAGGACAAGGCCAAGCTCATGGAACTGAACAAGGAAGAGGCTTCGCTGACGACCGAATTCGGCAACAAGCTGATCGCAGCCACCAATGCCGCAGCGGTAATCGTAGGGAGCAAAGACTCGCTCGATGGTCTTAGCGAAACGGAGATAGCCAAAGCTGCAAGCGATGCCAAAACTGCCGGCCACGAAGGCAAATACCTGTTGAATATCACCAATACCACTCAGCAGGATTATCTCTCGGTACTGAACGACCGTACCATTCGTCAGCGTGTATTGGAGGCCTCTATCCATCGCACGGACAAAGGCGATGCCAACGACACGCAGTCCATCGTACTTCGTCTGGCCAAGCTCCGTGCACAGAAGGCTCGCCTTCTCGGCTTCCCTAATTATGCCGCATGGAAGCTTCAGAATCAGATGGCTAATAATCCGGAGACGGTGCTGGCTTTTGTCAAGTCGATAGCTACGCCCTATGCTCCACAGGCACAGAAAGATGCTGCCGAACTTCAGGCTTATGCCCGCTCCAAAGGTTTCGAAGGAGACCTTACGGCTGCTGACTGGAACTACTATGCCGATAAGCTCCGCAAGGAAAAGTTCGGTCTGGATGAGAACGAAGTGAAGCAGTACTTTGTGACGGACAGCGTCCTCAAGAATGGAGTATTCTATGCTGCCAACAAGCTCTATGGCCTCACATTCAAGGAGCGTACCGACCTGCCCGTCTATGCCGAAGATGTACGTGTATTCGATGTTATCGACCAAGATGGCAAGCAGCTCGCACTCTTCTACACCGACCTCTATCGCCGTCCGACCAAGAGCGGAGGTGCATGGATGAGCAACTGGGTAGACCAAAGCTACCTGCTGAACCAAAAGCCGGTGATCTACAATGTTTGCAACTATGCCAAAGGCGTTGATGGTCAGCCCTCTCTCATCAACTACGATGAGGTGACCACTCTCTTCCACGAATTCGGTCATGCCCTCCACGGTATGTTTGCCGCCCAGCAGTATCCTTTGCTCTCCGGTACGAATGTGGCGCGTGACTTCGTCGAGATGCCGTCTCAGCTCAACGAACATTGGGCTATGGATCCGGAAGTGTTTGCCAACTACGCTAAGCACTGGAAGACACAGGAGCCTATGCCGGCCGAATTGGTCAAGAAGATTCAGGATGCGAGCGACTTCAATCAGGCTTATTCTATGGGAGAAAATCTTGCAGCCGTAAGCCTCGATCAGGCATGGCATACGCTCACGGTCGAAGAGGCGGAAGCCATTACCGACGTGGCCAAGTTCGAAGAAGAAGCCCTGCGCAAAGTCGGTCTCTACAATCCGCAGATACCTCCTCGCTATCGCTCCTCTTATTTCCGCCATATCTGGAGCAATGGTTATGCATCCGGTTACTACGCTTATCTGTGGACAGAAGTGCTGGATCACAACGTTTATCAATGGATGGTGCAAAACGGTGGTATGACTCCGCAAAACGGACAACGCCTTCGGGATATGATTCTTTCGCGTGGCAATACACAGGATTTCAACGTGATCTTCACCGCATTCACCGGTCTGCAAAAGCCTGACATCAGGGATTTGCTCCGCGCTCGCGGTCTCATGTAA
- a CDS encoding tetratricopeptide repeat protein, with product MNPTTVTQQLQKTYQAVGDGLLSEAFGLVRASVPSQQSHFLTRIDDLENVYRQLLSYFAQGVKDEKQAEMLLYLKRKLIGLAAEVHRESVVAQGTGLFYDRLRYRRSIGFESLVTLLEQAETSTVRKQFDELVRLIFDSLWTADALTDEEAAALSHAGEYIRLVAASALTMALQQQWHSKKLYFLLEELARPDITADYRARLLVGVVLTVRSYPHHTRLYYNEIALRLEAVNEHILLEPTLEMLSIRFLFACETESITKHLQTELFSDIQKIAPDLRKFGMGDTESIQETGNPEWMEELEKSGLGDKIREFSELQLEGADVMHSSFMNLKGSSFFREMHNWFLPFDAAHSRIAPLLEENAVLKQLVEAIGPQLCNSDRYSFIVSMESLPAALRGSAMGAVGGELDALKEQIKQDVPVGETGKLDTAIKSYLQDLYRFYKVCERKNEFDDIFLSPIPPDLPVLDRYLYKRDTLLHTAEFLFRRKHYDRAAKLLADLAEGKESATDTTLHQKLGFSLQQQGLFAQALAAYSRAELIDTEHEWLLKRMAHCYRQLCRPAEAAEIYKRLFERNPHEATLLLQRGNALVEDSRYDEALQCFFRYEFSVDDASKARRPIAWCLFLTGQYERAGDYYRTILESDDLSTFTDRLNAGHTSLAMGQIPVAIDHYLAGLKLTPNGKDEFLAAYTADIPVLLKAGIEDAVIRLIPEVLRLHPN from the coding sequence ATGAATCCAACAACAGTGACTCAGCAATTACAAAAAACATATCAGGCTGTCGGGGATGGACTGCTGAGCGAGGCGTTCGGCCTCGTCCGTGCATCGGTACCCTCGCAGCAATCGCATTTCCTCACACGCATCGACGATCTGGAGAATGTCTATCGGCAGCTCCTGTCGTACTTTGCCCAAGGTGTGAAAGACGAAAAACAGGCCGAGATGCTCCTCTACCTCAAGCGCAAACTCATAGGTCTGGCAGCTGAAGTGCATCGCGAATCCGTGGTGGCACAAGGCACGGGGCTTTTCTACGATCGCCTTCGTTACCGCCGCAGCATCGGTTTCGAAAGCCTTGTCACCTTGCTGGAGCAGGCTGAGACAAGCACTGTCCGCAAGCAGTTCGACGAATTGGTACGGCTCATATTCGATAGCTTGTGGACGGCCGATGCTCTGACGGACGAAGAGGCTGCTGCCCTCTCGCATGCCGGCGAATACATTCGCCTCGTGGCGGCGTCGGCCTTGACGATGGCTCTGCAACAGCAGTGGCACTCGAAAAAGCTCTACTTCCTGCTCGAAGAGCTGGCTCGCCCCGACATTACAGCCGACTATCGCGCCCGCCTGCTGGTCGGAGTCGTTCTCACCGTTCGTTCCTATCCCCACCATACCCGACTCTATTATAATGAGATTGCATTGCGACTGGAAGCCGTCAATGAACATATCCTTTTGGAGCCGACCCTTGAGATGCTTTCGATCCGTTTCCTCTTTGCCTGCGAAACAGAGTCCATCACCAAGCATCTGCAAACCGAGCTTTTCAGCGATATACAGAAGATAGCCCCCGACCTGCGCAAATTCGGTATGGGAGATACCGAGTCCATACAGGAGACAGGCAATCCGGAGTGGATGGAGGAGCTGGAGAAGAGCGGTCTGGGAGACAAGATCAGGGAGTTCTCGGAGTTGCAGCTCGAAGGAGCCGATGTAATGCACTCTTCGTTCATGAACTTGAAGGGAAGCAGCTTTTTCCGCGAGATGCACAACTGGTTTCTGCCTTTCGATGCCGCCCACAGCCGGATAGCTCCACTGCTCGAAGAGAATGCTGTGCTCAAGCAGCTTGTGGAGGCGATAGGCCCACAGCTTTGTAACTCGGACCGCTACTCTTTCATCGTTTCGATGGAAAGCCTCCCTGCTGCACTTCGAGGTTCGGCCATGGGAGCCGTAGGCGGTGAACTGGATGCACTCAAAGAACAGATAAAGCAGGATGTACCGGTCGGCGAAACCGGCAAATTGGACACGGCCATCAAGAGCTATCTGCAGGATCTGTACAGATTCTATAAGGTATGCGAACGGAAGAACGAATTTGACGATATTTTCCTCTCGCCCATCCCACCGGATCTGCCTGTGCTCGATCGCTATCTCTACAAGCGTGATACGCTGCTGCATACGGCCGAATTTCTCTTCCGCCGCAAGCATTACGATCGGGCAGCGAAGCTGCTGGCCGATTTGGCTGAAGGGAAAGAAAGTGCCACGGATACCACTCTGCACCAAAAGCTGGGTTTCTCCCTCCAGCAGCAGGGCCTTTTCGCCCAAGCTCTGGCTGCATATTCGCGTGCCGAACTGATCGATACGGAGCACGAATGGCTGCTCAAGCGTATGGCTCACTGTTACCGCCAGCTGTGCCGTCCGGCCGAAGCGGCCGAAATATATAAACGACTCTTCGAGCGCAATCCGCACGAAGCGACTCTACTCCTGCAGCGAGGAAATGCGCTCGTCGAGGACAGCCGATACGATGAAGCTCTACAATGCTTCTTCCGATATGAGTTCAGTGTGGACGATGCTTCCAAGGCTCGTCGTCCCATCGCTTGGTGCCTCTTCCTCACCGGCCAGTACGAACGTGCCGGCGATTACTATCGCACCATACTGGAATCCGACGATCTCTCGACTTTCACCGATCGGCTCAATGCCGGACATACGTCTCTGGCTATGGGGCAGATCCCTGTTGCGATCGACCATTATCTTGCGGGATTGAAGCTCACTCCGAACGGGAAAGATGAATTTCTCGCAGCCTATACGGCAGACATACCGGTTCTTCTCAAAGCCGGTATCGAGGATGCCGTCATCAGGCTCATTCCGGAAGTATTGAGGCTACACCCGAACTAA
- a CDS encoding IS982-like element IS195 family transposase, with protein sequence MKTNIVDVFCIIDDFSKLFDEAIKKKTLEEADKKRRNRKFKMSDSEVMTILILFHLSRYRDLKAFYLQYITHSCRSEFPHLVSYNRFVELQSRVGFKLIAFLNMCCLGQCTGISFIDSTPLKACHIKRAHGHRTMRGWAQKGKSTMGWFYGFKLHIVINDRGEIINYQITPGNCDDREPLKDGTFTKNLFGKLIADRGYISQNLFDRLFVDDIHMITKIKKNMKNSLMHLYDKVLLRKRALIETVNDMLKNVCQIEHTRHRSVNNFVTNLISGIIAYNILPKKPELNIEIIRNPNFPISA encoded by the coding sequence ATGAAGACAAATATAGTTGATGTTTTTTGCATCATAGATGATTTCTCCAAGCTTTTTGATGAAGCAATCAAGAAAAAGACCCTCGAAGAGGCAGACAAAAAACGCAGGAATAGAAAGTTTAAGATGTCGGACAGTGAGGTCATGACCATCCTGATCCTTTTTCATCTGTCAAGATACCGAGATTTGAAAGCTTTTTATCTTCAATACATCACCCATTCTTGTCGATCCGAGTTCCCACATCTTGTCTCTTATAATCGCTTTGTGGAGCTGCAAAGCAGGGTAGGTTTCAAGCTGATAGCATTTCTCAATATGTGTTGTTTGGGTCAATGTACAGGCATCTCTTTCATCGATTCCACCCCACTGAAGGCTTGTCATATCAAACGAGCTCATGGGCATAGGACAATGAGGGGATGGGCTCAAAAAGGCAAAAGCACCATGGGTTGGTTTTATGGATTCAAGCTACATATTGTTATCAACGACAGGGGTGAAATCATCAACTATCAAATCACACCGGGCAATTGTGATGACAGAGAACCTCTGAAAGACGGAACATTCACCAAGAATCTTTTTGGCAAACTCATTGCCGATAGAGGCTACATTTCCCAAAACCTTTTTGACCGGCTCTTTGTCGATGACATCCACATGATAACCAAAATCAAAAAGAACATGAAGAACTCCCTGATGCATCTATATGACAAAGTTTTATTGAGAAAGAGAGCCTTGATCGAAACGGTCAATGATATGCTCAAAAATGTCTGTCAGATAGAGCACACGAGACATCGCAGTGTCAACAATTTTGTCACCAACCTGATCTCCGGTATCATCGCTTACAACATCCTGCCTAAAAAGCCTGAACTCAATATTGAAATCATCAGAAACCCTAACTTTCCTATTTCCGCTTAG